The genomic DNA GAGGTGGGTGTGCTGCGTCCGTCCACCCGCTGGCCGGGATGGCTGGAGACGACGGACGACCTCGAATGCGACTCGCCGTCCCAAGCGGCCTCTCTACTGGTCGGATCATCACGCAACGGATGGACTGACTGGAAGACCGAAGCCGGCGTGCCGCTCTCCGACTTCATGGAGGGCGTCTGGGCCGGCCCCGCGAGGGCCTGGCTCGTACGCGGCAACAACGTGTCCGGAACGGATCTCGTCCAGAGGATGTGGCTTCCCGAGGGTCGCGTCTCTCTCGCCGCCCCGCGCATGCGGCAGGGGATCGGTCAGGGAGTCAGCAAGGAGCGTCTGCGTACGGTCGTCGAGGAGGACTGGGGCACCACCGCCACGTACAACCAGAAACTCGAACTCGTGGAGGAACTGCACGCGTTCTTGTCCCGCATGAAGCCCGGAGACACGGTGTGCACCCTCTCCGGCGGGCGGTTCTACGTCGGTCAGATCTCCGGCGCGGCCGAGCAGACCGCCTCCGACAGCGGCCTGTCCAACCTGCGGCGGCCCGTCGAGTGGCAGAGCACCGGCCATCCGTATGACGTGCTCCCCGAGGAGATCCAGCAGCGCCTCAACGCCCAGTACGACGTGATGGACCTCACCGCGGTCCAGGCGCACATCGACGGACTCGGCCTGTCCGACGAGGAACTGGTCGACGAGGCCGTGGTGGCAGAGCGCGACCCCGGCGGCACGACGCCTGCGCTCGCCGCCCGTCGAGAGCTGGAACTGCCCGTACCGGAGCAGTCCCTCGCCGACGCCCTGCTCGTGCACGAGCTGGACTGGCTGCACGGAATCCGCGATCTGCTGTGGGACGAGCGGCAGATCATCCTCTACGGGCCGCCGGGAACCGGAAAGACGTATACCGCCCTCAAGCTTGCCGAGTACCTGGCGGGTGGAGCCGAGAGGGTGAAGCTGGTGCAGTTCCACCCCTCTTACGCCTACGAGGACTTCTTCGAGGGGTTCCGCCCCCGCGAGGACCCGGACACGGGGGACGTCGCCTTCCGCCTCACCGCGGGCCCGCTCCGCGGGCTCGCCGACCTGGCGTCTCGCGAGGGAAATCGCCACGTCCCCCATTTCCTGGTCATCGACGAGATCAACCGGGCCAATCTGGCGAAGGTCTTCGGCGAGCTGTACTTCCTCCTGGAATACCGCAACAAGTCCGTGCGGCTCACCTACTCCGGTGACGACTTCGCCCTCCCGCCCAACCTCTTCGTCATCGGCACGATGAACACCGCCGACCGGTCGATCGCGCTGGTCGACGCGGCGATGCGCAG from Streptomyces sp. CMB-StM0423 includes the following:
- a CDS encoding DUF4357 domain-containing protein; the encoded protein is MSETGDGPRSPDEMPEFLLRLPNGGEVDRARGVLMDKVGTNGSRKFRILAGSPARDAETPAFSQHQPRPAAVRAMAKEVGVLRPSTRWPGWLETTDDLECDSPSQAASLLVGSSRNGWTDWKTEAGVPLSDFMEGVWAGPARAWLVRGNNVSGTDLVQRMWLPEGRVSLAAPRMRQGIGQGVSKERLRTVVEEDWGTTATYNQKLELVEELHAFLSRMKPGDTVCTLSGGRFYVGQISGAAEQTASDSGLSNLRRPVEWQSTGHPYDVLPEEIQQRLNAQYDVMDLTAVQAHIDGLGLSDEELVDEAVVAERDPGGTTPALAARRELELPVPEQSLADALLVHELDWLHGIRDLLWDERQIILYGPPGTGKTYTALKLAEYLAGGAERVKLVQFHPSYAYEDFFEGFRPREDPDTGDVAFRLTAGPLRGLADLASREGNRHVPHFLVIDEINRANLAKVFGELYFLLEYRNKSVRLTYSGDDFALPPNLFVIGTMNTADRSIALVDAAMRRRFAFVELSPRTEPTSGLLRRWLDREGFGSRAADLLEALNSRIEETDFHIGPSYLMKPSAHRKGGLERTWRTRILPLLEEHHYGESFDIEKRYGLDALSRSLGDSGPDAAAS